The Catenuloplanes niger genome includes a window with the following:
- a CDS encoding DUF998 domain-containing protein yields MLAGGAAGAALFIALFLLNDLIKPDYDPVRDAVSEAAIGPGGWLQSANFVVSGLLIAASSAALSRTSTRWTGRLVALTGAGLALAGVVPTDPVPAAVMTWPGLIHTVAGTVSSVALIAACFTAARWRPGRSWRRYCLTVGVAVPLVFLAGVAFPDTLGIWQRLTDVLGWTWLIALELRALRSSAVRLSA; encoded by the coding sequence ATGCTCGCCGGTGGAGCCGCCGGTGCGGCGCTGTTCATCGCGCTGTTCCTGCTGAACGACCTGATCAAGCCGGACTACGACCCGGTACGCGACGCGGTCAGCGAGGCGGCGATCGGGCCGGGCGGCTGGCTCCAGAGCGCCAACTTCGTCGTCTCCGGGCTGCTGATCGCGGCGTCCTCGGCCGCGCTGTCCCGGACGTCGACGCGCTGGACCGGCCGGCTGGTCGCGCTCACCGGCGCCGGGCTCGCGCTGGCCGGCGTCGTCCCGACCGACCCCGTGCCGGCCGCCGTGATGACCTGGCCCGGCCTGATCCACACCGTCGCCGGCACGGTGAGCTCCGTGGCCCTGATCGCGGCCTGCTTCACGGCCGCCCGGTGGCGCCCGGGCCGGTCCTGGCGCCGGTACTGCCTGACGGTCGGCGTCGCCGTGCCCCTCGTCTTCCTGGCCGGCGTCGCGTTCCCGGACACGCTGGGTATCTGGCAGCGCCTGACCGACGTGCTGGGCTGGACCTGGCTGATCGCGCTGGAACTGCGGGCGCTGCGCTCCTCCGCCGTGCGGCTGAGCGCTTGA